The Argentina anserina chromosome 3, drPotAnse1.1, whole genome shotgun sequence genome includes a region encoding these proteins:
- the LOC126786822 gene encoding probable protein phosphatase 2C 4 isoform X2 encodes MGNSFGKVSVCFTGAKGVHRHTHEVPVLLSDSYDEGLGHSFCYVRPDPTWLASSKVHSEEATTFKTISGASVSANTSTPLSTALVDLYSYNSVDRAAAFESSTSFASIPLQPIPRNFINSGPISGNFGAGVPGSGPLERGFLSGPIERAFMSGPLDRGLFSGPMEKGYSEQFQRSFSHGGGFAFKPRSGKPKLIRVLQRAISKTIYRGQNSILAPIKNRVVSVKDQDWIVGGGLHDSKVQNHNENLTVSSVNFSSEGSLEDDESLSSQNLQWAQGKAGEDRVHVVVSEEDGWVFVGIYDGFNGPDAPDYLLSNLYTAVHKELKGVIWDEKVESAAAGSRVDHPDNSVSDSDVGRNLEGDAGSRSVEEENYPSASGDVNFDSHSKKKEFRNPKTKYRSSGRKREDNQRRWRCEWDRERVELDRRLKEQLNRSSSDGSSAANHSDVLKALSQGLRKTEEAYLEIADQMLLENPELALMGSCVLVMLMKGEDVYVMNVGDSRVVLAQKAEPDYWLGKIRQDLERINEETLHDLEDGERQNSIPNLSAVQLTMDHSTSELEEVHRIRNEHPEDACAVMNDRVKGSLKVTRAFGAGFLKQVVNL; translated from the exons ATGGGCAACAGCTTCGGAAAAGTAAGCGTCTGCTTCACCGGCGCTAAAGGAGTCCACCGCCACACCCATGAAGTACCCGTTCTATTATCCGACTCCTACGACGAGGGCCTGGGACACTCCTTCTGCTAcgtccgacccgacccgacctgGCTCGCCTCCTCCAAAGTCCACTCGGAAGAAGCCACCACTTTCAAAACCATCTCCGGCGCCTCCGTCAGCGCCAACACCTCCACGCCTCTCTCCACCGCCCTCGTCGATCTCTACTCCTACAACAGCGTCGACCGCGCCGCCGCCTTCGAGTCCTCCACCTCCTTCGCCTCGATTCCGCTCCAGCCCATCCCGCGCAATTTCATAAACTCCGGTCCGATTTCCGGGAACTTCGGGGCCGGAGTTCCCGGGTCCGGACCGCTCGAGCGCGGATTCTTATCCGGCCCAATTGAGCGGGCCTTTATGTCGGGTCCGCTCGATCGCGGGCTGTTCTCCGGCCCGATGGAGAAAGGCTACTCGGAGCAGTTTCAGAGGAGCTTCTCCCACGGCGGCGGCTTCGCGTTCAAGCCGAGATCGGGGAAGCCGAAACTGATCCGGGTTCTTCAGCGAGCCATATCCAAAACCATATACCGGGGACAGAACTCGATTCTGGCCCCGATTAAAAACCGCGTCGTATCCGTTAAAGATCAGGATTGGATCGTCGGCGGCGGACTACATGACAGTAAGGTTCAGAATCACAACGAGAATTTGACTGTTAGCTCTGTGAATTTCAGCAGCGAGGGGAGTTTGGAAGACGACGAGTCGTTGTCGAGCCAGAATCTTCAGTGGGCGCAGGGGAAGGCTGGTGAGGATCGAGTCCATGTTGTCGTGTCGGAGGAGGACGGCTGGGTTTTCGTTGGAATCTACGATGGGTTCAACGGTCCAGATGCGCCGGATTATCTTCTGTCGAATTTGTACACTGCTGTCCACAAGGAACTGAAAGGGGTGATTTGGGATGAGAAGGTTGAATCAGCTGCGGCGGGTTCACGTGTTGATCACCCGGATAATTCGGTTTCGGACAGTGATGTAGGAAGGAATCTAGAAGGAGATGCCGGTTCCCGGTCTGTTGAGGAAGAGAATTATCCTAGTGCAAGTGGGGATGTGAATTTTGATTCCCATTCGAAGAAAAAGGAGTTTAGAAACCCGAAAACCAAGTACAGGAGCTCCGGCAGGAAACGGGAGGATAATcagaggaggtggaggtgTGAGTGGGATAGGGAGAGAGTTGAGCTCGATCGGAGATTgaaggagcagttgaataGGTCTAGCTCGGATGGGTCATCGGCTGCTAATCACTCGGATGTTTTGAAGGCTTTGTCTCAAGGTTTGAGGAAAACAGAGGAGGCCTATTTGGAAATTGCTGATCAGATGCTCTTGGAAAATCCTGAGCTTGCCTTGATGGGGTCTTGTGTTCTTGTGATGTTGATGAAGGGGGAAGAtgtttatgtgatgaatgtgGGTGATAGTCGGGTTGTTTTGGCCCAGAAGGCGGAACCGGATTATTGGCTTGGGAAGATTAGGCAGGATTTGGAGAGGATCAATGAGGAGACATTACATGATCTTGAGGACGGCGAGAGACAGAATTCGATTCCTAATTTGAGCGCTGTCCAGTTGACAATGGATCACAGTACTAGCGAGTTAGAG GAAGTTCATAGAATCCGAAATGAACACCCAGAGGATGCTTGTGCTGTCATGAATGATCGTGTTAAAGGTTCATTGAAGGTTACCAGAGCTTTTGGTGCCGGATTTCTCAAACAG GTTGTAAACTTGTAA